GAGTACATTGCTTTTATCCAAAGCCTCCTATGCCGCCGCTCCTGAGCCTTTTCGCGAGTACGGTAAAGTGAAGATCACCAAACGTGATCCGGGACGTCCCGACAAAGGTCCTGCGAATGCATTCCTGGCGGATGTGTACCTGACGATGGCAGGCTGGTACATTGAGGGCAATATCGTGACATCCAGCATTTCGCTGCCGCAGGTCAGGATGCGCTATAAACCGATCACGAAGGCGAATTATTGGTTTCGGCTGCCTTACACGGATACTTCAATCAACCCGAATTTGAATTAAATGAAATTTCTTCCATTTCTAATGCTGGCATTCCTGTTGTGCGGGCCAAGACTTGCCAAGTCTCCAAGACTTGGTAAGTCTGACGGCCCGGACCAGGACTGGCCGGTGTACGGCGGCAACAATGCCGGAAACCGGTATTCTTCTCTAAATCAAATCAACAAAGACAATGTAAAGAACCTGCGACTGGCCTGGACTTTCGATACCGGTGAAAATAGCAATCCCGCAGAAAGAGGAATGGACATACAATGCCAGCCGATTATTGTCAATGGCATGATGTACGGTACCACACCGCGCCTGAAAGTATTCGCGCTAGAAGCTGCAACGGGTAAGGAACTCTGGAAATTTGACCCGTTTGAGGGAAAAAGGCCAAAGTTTCATCCGGTACGCGGTGTTACTTACTGGTCGGAGGGAAATGATAAACGCATTCTGTTCACAGCAGGCGCCACTTTGTACGCAATCAATGCTGAGAATGGACAGTTGGTCAAAGATTTTGGTAAAAATGGTGAAGTTGATTTTCACGACGGCCTCGGCGATCAGGAAACTTACGGATATGACATTAATCAATTCAATATCCGAAATACTACGCCAGGGGTCGTTTTCAAAAATCTGTTCATTACCGGTTCGTCTGTGTCCGAGGGGGGCGATGCATTGCCTGGCCACATACGCGCTTTTGATGTGCGTACAGGAAAGGTAGTGTGGGTGTTCAGAACGATACCGTTGCCAGGGGAATACGGGTACAATACCTGGGCTAAGGATTCTTACAAAAAACTCGGTGGGGCCAATTGTTGGGCAGGAATGGTACTGGATGAAAATCGCGGAACCGTGTTTTTCGGAACCGGCTCACCCTCAGTGGATTTTTATGGTGGTGCAAGAAAGGGTGCCAATCTTTTTGCCAACTGCGTCATAGCACTCAATGCGCAAACCGGCAAGCGGATCTGGCATTTTCAGACGGTACACCACGATCTGTGGGACCGGGATATTCCTTGTCCGCCAAATTTGATCACGGTAAAGCATAAAGGGAAAATGGTCGATGCGGTGGCGCAGGCTACCAAGGATGGTTACATTTTTGTGTTTGACCGTGATACCGGCAAACCGCTTTTTACGGTGAAAGAAGTACCCGCACCTGTGGCCGGAGCACTACCAGGGGAACAACCATGGCCTACGCAGCCCGTACCTTCAAAACCTGCACCTTTCGCCAACCAGACTTTGACAGAAGCCGACATTACTACCCGCACACCAGAGGCACACGCCTACGTACTGGACCGATTTACCAAAAGTAATAAAGGGCCGAAAAACCAGCCTCCGAGCCGGGAAGGCAATTTGCTCTACGGCATAGGAGGCGGAGCGGAATGGGGCGGTACAGCGGCTGGTCCCGATGGTATTATGTATGTCAATGGCAATAATATGCTTTGGTGGCTCAAAATGAGGGATGCAAGGGAAAAGGGCGATGGTCAGGTATTGTCAAGAGGAGCTGGTTTGTTTAATACTAATTGCGCCACCTGCCACGCCACGGATACCAAAAACGCTACTGCTTCTGCAAGCACGCAGGCTTACCCGGTTTTAAAGGATATTGGTAAAAAAATGAACCGCGGGCAAATTGGCGCATTGCTCGAAACCGGCCGTGGACGAATGCCTTCTTTTCAGCACATGGTGAAGGAAGACAGGGCGGCGATCATTAACTTTCTGCTGAATATGGAAGCCAAACCTGCTCCCAATGACATTCACGCGCAGTCTCAGCAAGTAGCCGAAAAAAAGAACGCCAGTTTTCCTTTTGCGCCGCCATATGTTAACAATGGTAATGTGCAGTTTCGCGATCAGGAGAACTATCCGGCGATCAAACCTCCCTGGGGTACATTGAACGCCGTCGACCTGAATACAGGGGAGTATCTCTGGAAGGTGACATTGGGCGAATATCCGGAAATGACCAAACAGGGAATTCCGTCGACAGGTACCGAAAATCACGGAGGGCCGATTGTAACTGCTGGCGGACTGCTGTTCATTGCGGCTACTTATGATGAAAAACTCCGTGCTTTTGACATTAAAACCGGGAAAGTAGTGTGGGAGTACAAGCTTCCCGCCGGAGGATTTGCGACACCGGTGACTTATATGGTCAATGGAAAGCAATATATTGCCATTGCAGCGGGAGGAACACGATATGGATTGAAATCGGGGGGTACTTATATCGCATTTGCGTTGCCGTGAGAGACGTAACAAGACTTGGTAAGTCTGGGCGACCCCGTCTTGCAGACTTGGTAAGTCTCTAGCCAAAAAACCTGACAAAATGGAAAAATACTTGCTGTGCTGCAACTGGGTGAGGACGTCTTTCTGGTTGTGGTTGGTCAACAAGAAGGATCAGGAGTTAATAGGTTACGTATTTTTAGATAAAAGGCAAAACGCCACGTTTGTGAGCGGGCTGCTGATCGGCTCGGAAATATGCCATCCGACAAGGGAAAACGATTCTCAATCGGTATTATGTTGCCAAAATAGCCTTTACAGGTTATATAAAGTCGCGATTGAAACATTGAATCTACCCGGAAGGGCGTTAATCGTTCCCGCCGCGACGGTGGACAGGGCTGCAACAGCCGGGAAGATTAAAATATTTGAACATCAGAATTTAACATTGAACAAAACCAATTTATGAGTGAGCGTACATTTTCCCGTGAATTATTTGAAAAAGCACCGCTGGTCGGCATTATCAGAAATGTGTCTCCCGACGATGTAAAACATATTTTGCCTATTTACCGCGAGGTGGGGCTTACTACGATTGAGATCACCATGAACACGCCAGGGGCAGCCGATATTATTCGTTATGCACTTGAAAATGAAGGTGAAGGGCTCAACATTGGTGCGGGAACGGTCTGTACCAAAGACGACCTGGAAATCGCGCTGAACGCTGGTGCGCAATTTATCGTCACACCCATTATCAATAAAAAAGTCATCAAATCTTGCGTCAAAAAGGGTATTCCTGTCTTTCCGGGTGCATTTACGCCAACTGAAATTTACAACGCGTGGACATTGGGAGCGACGATGGTCAAAATTTACCCGGCTACCTCACTGGGCCCTGAATATATCAAAGATCTGAAAGCACCGATGAGGCAGCTTAAATTGCTTCCTACCGGTGGCGTGGGGCTGGAAAATATGTCGGCTTTTTTGAAAGCAGGGGCGGATGGTCTCGGTATCGGCGGGCAGCTTTTTGATAAAAAATTGATTCATGACAAAAACTGGGACGGATTGCGGGAACACTTCCGGCAATTCGTACAAAAACTCTCCGTGTAATGGGTACTACCAAAAATTATCGCTGGATCATTGTGGTCTTGCTTTTTACAGCTACGACCATTAATTACCTCGATAGGCAGATTATCGGCCTTCTGAAGCCCATTCTCGAAAAGGAATTTGTGTGGACAGAAACCGATTTTGCACGCATCGTGATGGCTTTCACGGCGGCTTATGCAATTGGTTTGCTGCTTTTCGGCTGGCTGATTGACAAGATCGGAACTAAACTGGGCTACTCCATTACCATTGTGTTTTGGAGCATTGCGGGCATGTTGCATGCTGTGGCGCGCAGTGCGTTTGGTTTTGGTCTGGCGCGGGTCGGACTGGGGCTGGGCGAGGCTGGTAACTATCCGGCGGCCGTAAAAACGGTGGCGGAATGGTTTCCCAAAAAAGAACGTGCACTGGCGACCGGTCTTTTCAACGCTGGAACCAGCATTGGCGTCGTTGTGGCTTTGCTGCTCGTACCCTGGATACTCAGTCATTATGGCTGGCAGGAAGTGTTTTGGATCACCGGGGCACTGGGGTTTGTCTGGCTGATTTTCTGGCTGATTTTTTATGACATTCCGGCCCAGCAGAAGCGGCTCAGCCGAGAAGAGCTGGATCACATTATCAGCGGACAAGAGCAGGACGAAAACGAAGCGGAAAAGCAGCCTGTACAATGGATTAAGCTTTTTACATTCCCGCAAACCTGGGCTTACATTACCGGGAAAGGCCTTATCGACCCAATTTACTGGTTTTTCCTGTTCTGGCTGCCATCTTATTTTGCATCTACATTTAATCTGGATCTTAAAAAGCCAAGTCTGGAACTGATGCTGATTTACACTGCGACTACAGTGGGCAGCATTGGCGGAGGCTACCTGTCTTCGTGGCTGATCAAAAAAGGATGGCCGACATTGAAGGCACGGAAAACGGTTTTGCTGGCCTTTGCGTTTCTGGAATTATCGGTCATTATGATACAATTTGCGACAGGCGTATGGGTGGCAGTAGGGCTAATCAGTCTGGCAGTGGCACTGCACCAGGCATGGGCGACCAATGTTTTTACATTACCTTCGGATTTGTTTCCAAAACAGGCTGTGAGTTCGGTAGTGGGTATTGGAGGCATGGCTGGTGCGGTAGGAGGCATCCTTTTCCCGATCCTGATCGGCGATTTGTTGGATACCTACAAAGCGGCAGGTAACATTCAGGCTGGGTATAACATCATTTTCACGATCTGCGGCTGTACCTATCTGGTGGCCTGGCTGATCATTCATTTGTTAACCAAGACGGCGAAGGTTGTGGAACTAGACGAGTTAAGATAAAAACCATTATTGACACCACATTTCATCAATATGATCAACATAATCCGAACTGATTCAGACAACAACGATTTCATTACACTAGTCAAATCCCTTGACGCCTATCTGGCCATCACCGACGGCGAGGATCACGCATTTTACTCCCAGTATAACAAGCTGGATAAGATCAGGCATGTCGTGATACTTTACGAAGACGGAACTCCCATTGGTTGCGGGGCAATCAAAGCTTATGGGCCGGATGCTATGGAAGTGAAACGAATGTATGTAGCTCCTGAGGGAAGGAATAGGGGTATTGCGTCCCAAATACTCACTGAACTGGAAAAGTGGGCAGCTGAATTAGGATATACGCGCTGCATTCTCGAAACCGGCAAAAGGCAAACCGAAGCAGTCGCACTTTATAAAAAGAACAACTATCAGGTTACCGCCAATTACGGCCAGTATGAAGGCGTGGAGAATAGTGTTTGTTTTGAAAAAGTGCTGAAATAAGGTACCGGGGATATTACGCTGTTTATTTCTTTTTTATGGAGGTTACTTGTATGAATGGCGGTACTGCGACTAATGTTGGCCCCATGAAGCACGCGGATTTGAAATCGCCGCTAAGTATGTAATCACGGCTCAATATTTCGCCGATCTTTTCGCTTTTTTGCCAGCTCGAATCTATTTCACAGGCAGACGCCCAAATTTTGAAGGCAGTGTCTTTCGTATCGAACAATATAAAACCACCGTGGCCCAGGTAGCTTGCCTCTGCATTTTCCAAATGCTTGTAGGCATGTCCTTCACAACCACAGTCAGGTGCCGGATCTTTCCTGTTGCACGACAACGCAAACGCTAGCGCCGTGATGGTTAAGTAGGGCAGGAGTTTGGAAAAAAGAGTCATTGGTTTTATCTCTGATGGTTACATGAGCTAGGATGCTGTTGCCGAGGGAATGGTTGGAATAGCTGAACTTCGATGCTAACAGCTTTTCAAAAATGTCTTGACAAAGTGCCACATTATAACGTGTATTAAATAGCTTTGCGTACCAAGCATATCTAAATTAATGGAACCAGTAGAACGTGCGGTCTTGCTTAAACGGGAGTTAGATGCTCTTCTGCCAATCAGCCGGGAACAGGAACTGAGAATTATGCAAAAGTTCCGCCTTGATTGGAATTATCACTCCAATCGAATCGAAGGTAATTCCCTAACTTATGGCGAGACTAAGGCGTTGATTATGTTTGGATTAACTGCCCAAGGTAAGCCGCTGAAAGATCATATTGAAATTGAAGGGCATAATGAAGCCATCGAATGGATACTGGATATTGTCAAAGGCGACTATCCGTTGAATGAGTCCTTTATCCGGGAAATCCATACTTTGCTATTGAAAGAATCTTATACCGTCGATGCCATTACGGCAGAAGGGTTACCTACAAAAAAGCGGGTTGAGATCGGAAAATACAAGAGTCAACCGAATCATGTGCTCACCAACACCGGTGAAATTTTCAGATTTGCTACACCGGAAGAAACTCCCGCTATGATGGGGGATCTGATTGAATGGTACCGAGAAAAGATTAGCCAGGAAGATTTAAATCCCGTGTTGCTGGCAGCTGAATTTCACTATAAATTCACTCGTATTCATCCTTTTGATGATGGCAACGGCCGGACTGCAAGGATCTTAATGAATTTTATTTTAATGCGATACCAGTTTCCGCCGGTGATTATTAAGACGGAAGAAAAGAACCAATATTTTTCAGCATTGAGGCAGGCAGATAGTGGAATTTTTATGCCATTTCTTGATTTCAGTGCTAATAATCTGGCTCAGTCGGTTGACTTGATGATCAGGGGAGCGAAAGGAGAAAGTATTGAGGAGGAAGATGATTTTGATAAGGAATTGGCGTTGTTGGAACGAAGGTTGTCTACTCAAAGTAAAGAGCTTAAGAAGTCTGTTGAATTATTGCACTTATTGTACGACAACTCAATAATTCCGCTCTTCCAGAAGTTTCATGCTGGCGCTGAGAAATTCGACGGATTTTATGTTGCCTCAAAGCATTATTTTAGGTCCAGCGAATTTATAGGAAACTTTAATAGTGCTGCGATTTTGAAATTCAAGCAGCAAATTTCGATAGCAATAACTGAATTTAAAGTTATTTCGTCTTACAAAACATTTATCCATTCTGAATACGGAATTTTTAATTTTTTGTCAAAAATCGAGGTGATGCTTGGGCCAGATAATTATATCGTCAAATCTTATGGGGGTTCTATGAGTTTTGAGAAAAGCTACGGTGAGCAATTAAGTGAAAAGGAGATAGCTGATCTGGTGAAATCTGAATTAACGAGGCATAAGGATTTCATTGAGAGCAAAACGAAGAAGACAAGCTGATTAACGTGTTAAGTATATTTTGAGCATAATTGATCCTACTTATTCTCCTCAAACCACCCCACAATCTCCGGATACAAATCAGCCAGCACCTGGCCCTTCTTCCTGTTTTTATAAAGCTTTACCAGAAACTGGTCAAACTCTGCAAATTTTACGAAACCCCGTGAATTGACCATCATTTCTTCGGTTTGTTGAATCAGCTGGTCTTGCTCATTTTCGGGTGCGTAATCTGCGTAGCGGAGACATACTAACGCCCAGTTCATGTATTCATTAAAAGACGCAAACGGATCATTGTAGTACTTCGCAGGTTTTTCGGGATTGTTCCAGGTAGCGAGATTGGCGAAAGCTTTCGCGATTCTCTCGGTGTATTGCGGCTTTGCGCTTTCCAGGTCAATGAATGCGTGATTGAGCTCCGTGAAAATGATGGAACCGTCTTGAACCAGAGAGGCTTTTTTTGACAATGTTCTAGTATTATTTTTTTCGTTAAAAGGAAAGTTTACATGTGCCTGGGCTTCCTTAAAGCCGTCAAGATCAAACCGCGCGGCTGATTGGTTCTGACTCACCAGCGGCGAAAATATGATCTTGAATGAGTCATATCTTGCAGATGGGAAGTTGGCTGTCAACCACTTCTGCATTTCAGGGACGCCGATGGAATCACGGTAACTGATGATCAGGCCATCGTAGTAGGACTTATGTTTGGCGTAGAAATCAGCAAACTTCGTCTTGACGGCGAAATCCTGCAAGGCTGGAATGAATGACCTTAGATTGTTTGTGTTTGAAAAGCCGATACGGTCATAGGTAGCGCTTTGGACTATCTTTTCGTTGTGAAATTCAAAGGCATAGGCATCCATTTTCAGTGCATGATAATTGTCGTGATTGGAGATTTCAGCATTCACGGTGCCCACTATCGGCTCGTCCCTATACTGATCAAACCATTTTAGCACGTCGGAATAATATGCATTGTTTTTCCTGATCAGGCCATTGTCTTTCTTTCCTTCACTCGTGATCGCCATGACTACATTCATGAGTTCATAAACCTCGGGGATTTCTACGAATGTTTTGCCGGTGTGTGACTTTTTGTAGTCGTCGAAAAATTGTGCGCGGGGAACGTCGAGATGACCTTTGATCGCCGTAAATGCGCTGTCCTTTCCATTTAACAAAACGACAAATTCATAATAATCACCAGGTTTTACATCAAATAGAATTGAGTCTTCGTCGGTAATGAAAGTAACAGGCTTACCAGCTTTCGGAAGGTAAACGTCATACACGTCTGGTTTGATCCCCGGGGAAATATTCCAGTCGGATTTCCTCAATTCGTTCCCAATTCTAATATCGACGCGTTTACCTGTTGCGCTAATTACTTTGGTATTTTGAGAAAACGATCCGGCCACATTGAAAAGCGAGATGAGTGTGACGAAGAGGCTGGCCAGTGCAAGTTTGCTCATGATGAAGTAAATTTTCTTGTATAAGGTTACAAAATGACGGCTTTAACTATTTCTGTCCTTATTTTAGGTGAAATTTATTCATTCAATCTAATGCAAAGAAGAGACTTTGTCAAACTGGGCAGTATGCTAGCTGCTGTTGCGGCTCCCGATGGTGTTTTCGCTGAAAATAGTCGATTAAAAGACCCTCGAAAGGCGAGCCAAGCGGTCGATTTCCTGCATGACGGTTTAAATCTGAGCCCGAAGGATTATGCAGGCTTGCTGATGAAGCTTGCGGATGAAGGTAAAATCAAGCCAGATTTTTATTCCAATGGCGGGGTAGTAGAAGAATTGGAGAACAAATTTGCGCAATTGCTCGGAAAGGAATCCAGCGTTTTTATGCCAACGGGAACACTGGCAAACCACATTGCCATTCGCAAATTGTCCGGGAATAATCACAGGGTAATTGTTCAGGAACAGAGCCATATTTACAATGATACCGGAGACAGTTCACAGATTTTGAGCGGATTAAACCTGATTCCATTGGGCACTAATGCTGTCGAGTTTTCTTTGGAAGATGTCGAAAGGGTCATTGCCAAGACCAAACTGGGTCGGGTAGAGGCACAGATTGGTGCTATTGCGATAGAAACACCGGTAAGACGCCAGCAGGACAGAATGGTGCACTATGAAAGCCTGAAAAAAATAACGGATTATGCCAAAACGAATGGTATCAAAACGCATTTGGACGGAGCCAGGTTGTTCAAGCAGGCCGTTCATACGGATGTTGAACCCAAAAAATACGGTGAACTGTTTGATACGGTTTTTACTTCGATGTGGAAGTGCTTTAATGCTTCTTCGGGAGCGGTTTTGGCCGGTGACAAAGCATTTACCGAAAAACTGTTCCATGAAAGAAGAATGTTCGGAGGAGGTTTGCCTGCGGCGTGGGTTTTCGCAGCCGTTGCATTGCATTATGCCGACGGTTTTATAGATGACTACAAAATGGCATGGTCAAACAGTGAAAAGTTGTTCAAAGAATTGGCAAAGAATGAGCGTATCCAATTTGGCATAATAGAAAACGGCTCACACTTTGTCAATTTGCAGCTTAACCAGGCCAATCCGGACAAATTCAGGGAAGGGCTGGCGAAAAGAAGCATCGAAATAGCCAAATCCGGTGACCACGGCTTTATGCTGAAAGTTAATCCTTCCATAAACCGCGTTCCTGTTCAGGAGTTGACCAGATTGTTTTTGGAGGCATTGAAAGAGGCTTGAAAATGACTGAATGCTGTTGTAAAAAGTAGTTGAGTTTATCAACACCAACCACTAACCTTCATGTACAAATCCAAACAACCACAACAATGCAAAACATCTTTTTACCCGAAACTGTATCTCAATTAACTGAAAGATTAGACGTACTCCGTGCTGAGACGCAGCCGCAGTGGGGCAAAATGAATGCTCCTCAGATGCTTGCCCATTGCAATGTTGCCTATGAAATGGCTTTTGAAAACAAACACCCCAGACCGAATATTCTGATGAGGCTGATGCTGCAAGTATTCGCAAAAAGTACTGTTTGTGGAGACAAACCCTATGCCAAGAGCCTCCAAACGGCTCCCGCGTTTATCATAGTTGATGAGCGCGACTTTGAAATCGAGAAGAACCGGTTGATAGGCTATATGAAAAAGACAGTCGATCTTGGAGAGGCGCATTTTGATGGCAAGGAATCATTGAGCTTTGGTAAACTAACTGCCAGCCAGTGGAATACGATGTTTTACAAACATCTGAACCATCACCTGACGCAGTTTGGGGTATAGCAATGAATGAACAAAAGTTTTGGAGCAAATGTCAGTTTCTGATAACTTTAAGAGCCGCGAAACCAGCAGCGTTTCGGGCAGATGAACTAGCCAAATGAAAAGACATGATCGACAAATTAGCCTTTATTGAAATACAAGACAAAAAAGTACTCGTTGCACGTACCCGGGGGCGCAACGTTTACTATCTCCCTGGCGGAAAAAGGGAAACCGGCGAATCCGACGAGCAGGCCCTGACCCGGGAGATAGAGGAGGAGTTAACTATCAAAATCGATCCGGCGTCTGTTGAGTTTTATGGGACATTCCTTGCTCAGGCGCACGGCCAGCCCCAGGGCGTGATGGTGAATATGCGCTGCTATGCGGGCTTGTATTCCGGCGAGATTGCTCCTTCCGCGGAAATCGAAGAGGTTGCATGGTTGTCTTACGCCGATAGGGAGAAAGTATCGGAAGTAGACAAAATTATATTTGACGACCTGAAAGCAAGGGAACTGCTGGACTGATTCCCGCTAATCCTAAATTATTCCGGCCCGGCTTTATTCCGCTAGCTCAATGTATTGGTTCAGAATACGTTCCAGTTCAGCTTTCTTGCCTTCAATGTCCTGCATATCAGTGAGGTAAACCATTCTCCGATCCTTGTAATCTCCTTCCAAAAGGGAAGACTTAACCTGGACAATGGCAATATGATGAAATACCAGGTGCACGTTTTTCTGTGACCGGGGATTGAATGTCAGCAGGTCTGCGGAAGTGTAGTAACTGGGCGCGTTCCATTTAATCCTTTCCGAGATTTTGGGATTCGCATTTTTGATAATATTGCGGACGGCTTCTATTTCTGCTTTTAACGGATGTTCCAGCTTGTCCATAAATTCGGCTACCTGCTCGGCGTCCGTTAATTTTTTGGCGCGAGGTTTCGAGGCTGGTTTGTCTTTTTGAGCTGACATTGTATGTGGTTTGCTAATAAGTGAGATACTATTTTGTGAATGGACTTGCTATGAAACTGGGCTTGACTGTCATTTGATCATACAAATAACAACAAAAAGGAAAAGCCTCTGACATGCAAAAGCTTTTCCGAATGCGCTCGGGTTCTTTGTCTTGACAGAAAAGAAGCACCAACTAATCGCTAAACTGATAGAGAGGAGGCTAACGTATCGTTAATTGATGGGTTAGGTTAGGGTTGTTTTTTCCTTTTTTATGCGCTTGCTCCAGATGGCTGCCCCACCATCTGCACACCGTGAGGAATATGAGGAGCGCGAGCAGCATAGACTGCAAAATGAAATACTTATACTTTACGAATCTCATGATGTACACAGGCTAGGGTCTGACTATATAAATGTAGAAATAGCTGGATAAATATGAAAAAAGCAGGCATTCCAAAAACATTCCAATTTGTTATAGGCTGATTTTGTGGCAATTATATAGTTTCCACCACAGTGTTAAGGTCAGCCTCTTCGGGTATGTTCAGTTTTTTACGGATGCGGTGCCTGATGACCCTGACGCTTTGAACGGAGATTCCAAGGGTGCTGGCCATTTCTTTATAGGTCAGATTTAGCTTGGCAAGAGCCATAAAACGGGTTTCAGCAGGGGTAAGGCCGGGCAGCTTTTCT
The genomic region above belongs to Dyadobacter pollutisoli and contains:
- a CDS encoding DUF1801 domain-containing protein; the encoded protein is MSAQKDKPASKPRAKKLTDAEQVAEFMDKLEHPLKAEIEAVRNIIKNANPKISERIKWNAPSYYTSADLLTFNPRSQKNVHLVFHHIAIVQVKSSLLEGDYKDRRMVYLTDMQDIEGKKAELERILNQYIELAE